A genomic window from Acidobacteriota bacterium includes:
- a CDS encoding putative sulfate exporter family transporter, protein MATAAIPQPRLASFPERLFEPLPGIALLAAIGLLGKFIEQRIALYGKTHHLHLPNIEYVLWAILIGVVVANTVGVPKVFRAGIATYDFWLKTGIVLLGARFLVGDLALMGSVSLVLVVIELALAITFMTWLGRLFGLNRNLSALLAVGSSVCGVSAIIATQGAIDADDEDASFAIAAILALGAIALFTFPLIGHALGMSDHAFGLWSGLAVDNTAEAVATGAIYSDIAQKFAVLAKTTRNAMIGFVVLGFALRWAASKAREFKPNKAQFLWTKFPKFVLGFLLISALASFHVFDKAQTAALGNLSRWAFLLTFAGVGLRTDIRAMAKQGLRPFVVGALGEIVIATLTLGLVLGASRVAHF, encoded by the coding sequence ATGGCAACCGCTGCGATACCGCAACCGAGACTAGCCTCCTTCCCAGAACGGCTTTTCGAACCCTTGCCGGGCATTGCCCTGCTCGCCGCGATCGGGCTACTCGGAAAATTCATCGAGCAGAGGATCGCGCTCTACGGCAAGACGCATCATTTGCACCTTCCCAATATTGAATATGTTCTTTGGGCGATTCTCATTGGCGTGGTTGTTGCCAATACCGTAGGAGTCCCGAAGGTCTTTCGCGCCGGGATCGCCACGTATGATTTCTGGCTCAAGACGGGAATTGTCCTGCTCGGAGCCCGCTTTCTGGTTGGCGACCTGGCGCTAATGGGCAGCGTGAGCCTTGTGCTGGTTGTTATCGAGCTGGCGCTTGCCATCACCTTCATGACATGGCTTGGCCGTCTGTTTGGATTAAACCGAAATCTCAGCGCACTGCTCGCGGTGGGATCGTCAGTTTGCGGAGTCTCAGCAATTATTGCCACGCAGGGCGCGATCGACGCCGACGACGAGGATGCATCCTTCGCAATAGCCGCCATCCTGGCGCTCGGCGCCATTGCATTGTTCACATTCCCGCTCATCGGACACGCGCTCGGCATGTCCGATCACGCCTTCGGACTCTGGTCTGGCCTTGCCGTAGACAACACGGCAGAAGCGGTTGCAACCGGCGCGATCTACTCCGACATCGCGCAGAAATTTGCTGTGCTGGCGAAGACCACCCGCAACGCGATGATTGGGTTTGTAGTGCTTGGATTTGCTCTGCGCTGGGCTGCCAGCAAGGCTAGGGAATTCAAGCCAAACAAAGCTCAATTCCTCTGGACCAAGTTTCCCAAATTTGTACTCGGCTTCCTGCTCATCTCGGCGCTCGCGAGCTTCCATGTCTTTGACAAGGCGCAGACGGCAGCGCTGGGGAATCTTTCGCGCTGGGCGTTCCTGCTCACCTTTGCAGGGGTCGGTCTACGAACCGACATCCGCGCGATGGCGAAGCAAGGGCTGCGTCCGTTTGTGGTGGGAGCTCTGGGAGAAATCGTAATTGCAACCCTCACGCTTGGATTGGTGCTTGGCGCCAGCCGCGTAGCTCATTTCTAA
- a CDS encoding nitrite reductase, producing the protein MAEAAQVVKETKAQKIERLKRELNPWDHVEQIRQFARDGRGSIPSQWANAYFKWWGIYTQGDGAGAIGGKGGEGLATEYFMMRIGLPNGILHSHQLRAIAAVAKKHARNLADITVRQNIQLHWLTIEGLVETMDALAAVGLGPKGACGDVVRNVTGCPLAGVAADEIFDASPIAQGIARALSGNSEFYNLPRKFKITATGCRTWCSYPEINDVALTATERVRIGRTEAGFSLRVGGGLSADPHLGVRLNAFIPLEKAVDVVRAVAELFREQSALRENRERARLKHLFLQQGWSEERFRCELEWRLGYKLEAAEYEQVPADIYRDHVGIHAQQQPGLAYVGASVLRGRVSGDQLAQAAELSERFGTGELRTTTMQNLIFVNVPRSRASELARELQHIDLQVEATPFWRGAVACTGTEFCKLAITETKSFARWLVEELESRIPEFDQQLKLHVTGCPNSCGQHWIADIGLEGKKIKHNGKLVDAYYFCAGGSVGAWARTARPVGYRVPATEVPEALERLLRTYLTTRESGENLRAWFSRHSDLELREFLAGAQFAPVERDLASRAVPHGVE; encoded by the coding sequence ATGGCAGAAGCGGCACAAGTCGTGAAAGAAACCAAGGCGCAGAAGATCGAGCGCCTGAAGCGTGAACTCAACCCCTGGGATCACGTCGAACAGATCCGGCAGTTTGCTCGCGATGGGCGCGGCAGCATTCCTTCGCAATGGGCCAACGCGTACTTCAAATGGTGGGGGATTTACACGCAGGGCGATGGAGCAGGCGCTATCGGAGGCAAAGGCGGCGAGGGACTCGCGACCGAGTATTTCATGATGCGCATCGGTTTGCCGAACGGCATTCTGCACTCTCATCAATTGCGTGCGATTGCAGCGGTCGCGAAGAAACATGCTCGCAATCTGGCTGACATCACGGTCCGACAGAACATTCAACTGCACTGGCTGACAATTGAAGGACTGGTCGAAACCATGGATGCACTCGCAGCCGTGGGACTCGGCCCCAAAGGCGCATGCGGAGACGTGGTGCGCAACGTGACCGGATGTCCACTGGCGGGAGTTGCGGCCGATGAGATCTTCGACGCGTCGCCGATCGCGCAGGGAATCGCGCGCGCACTCTCCGGAAATTCGGAGTTCTACAATTTGCCGCGCAAATTCAAAATTACCGCGACAGGGTGCAGAACGTGGTGCTCGTATCCCGAAATCAACGATGTCGCGCTGACTGCGACTGAGCGAGTCCGGATTGGCCGAACAGAGGCAGGATTTTCTCTGCGTGTGGGCGGCGGGCTTTCTGCTGATCCGCATCTCGGAGTTCGGCTGAACGCATTTATTCCGCTGGAAAAAGCGGTCGATGTGGTGCGTGCGGTGGCGGAACTCTTTCGTGAACAATCAGCATTGCGCGAGAACCGGGAACGTGCACGGCTCAAGCACCTGTTTCTTCAGCAAGGGTGGAGTGAAGAACGGTTCCGTTGCGAGCTTGAGTGGAGATTGGGCTACAAGCTCGAGGCTGCTGAGTATGAGCAGGTTCCGGCCGATATCTATCGCGACCACGTTGGAATTCATGCGCAGCAGCAGCCTGGGCTCGCCTATGTCGGCGCGTCGGTTCTCCGCGGACGCGTCTCTGGAGATCAGCTTGCCCAGGCCGCCGAGCTCTCCGAACGCTTCGGCACGGGCGAACTGCGCACAACCACGATGCAGAACCTCATTTTCGTCAATGTGCCGCGGAGCCGCGCTTCTGAACTCGCGCGGGAGCTGCAGCATATCGATCTGCAGGTTGAAGCGACACCCTTCTGGCGCGGCGCTGTCGCCTGCACCGGCACGGAGTTCTGCAAGCTGGCAATTACGGAAACGAAATCGTTTGCCCGATGGCTCGTTGAAGAGCTCGAGTCGCGCATTCCCGAATTCGATCAGCAGCTCAAATTGCACGTCACCGGCTGCCCCAACAGTTGCGGCCAGCATTGGATCGCGGACATTGGGCTCGAGGGAAAGAAGATCAAGCATAACGGCAAGCTGGTGGACGCCTACTATTTCTGCGCAGGCGGATCAGTAGGCGCATGGGCGCGAACCGCGCGGCCGGTGGGATATCGCGTGCCGGCGACCGAGGTGCCCGAAGCGCTGGAGCGACTGCTCCGCACTTACCTCACGACGCGGGAGAGTGGTGAGAACCTGCGCGCGTGGTTCTCGCGCCACAGCGATCTCGAGCTTCGCGAATTTCTTGCCGGAGCGCAGTTTGCTCCCGTCGAACGCGATTTGGCCTCGCGTGCAGTGCCGCATGGAGTGGAGTAG
- a CDS encoding siroheme synthase, whose translation MNLFPIFLKLDGRRCLVIGGGQVGTQKIAGLLDAGAQVTIVDPSPAVATREFFGNRVTWYTRKYVPGDLDGVYLVIAATSDPEVNQQIYGEAQQRGILANVVDVPPLCDFYYPAVVRRGSLVVAVSSQGESPQLAQRVRDEIGQLLPEDLDETVKRIGDERRRILREHAPGPERLQLLRGLVYPRGVTT comes from the coding sequence ATGAATCTCTTTCCGATCTTTTTGAAGCTCGATGGACGACGTTGCCTGGTCATCGGTGGGGGGCAGGTCGGCACGCAGAAGATCGCGGGCTTGCTCGATGCAGGGGCGCAGGTGACGATCGTCGATCCCTCGCCGGCTGTTGCTACGCGGGAATTTTTCGGGAATCGAGTGACCTGGTATACCCGAAAATATGTGCCCGGCGATTTGGACGGCGTTTATCTTGTCATCGCAGCGACATCGGATCCAGAAGTGAACCAGCAGATTTACGGCGAAGCGCAGCAGCGCGGGATTCTTGCCAATGTGGTTGATGTGCCACCGCTCTGTGACTTCTACTACCCTGCGGTAGTTCGTAGAGGATCGCTAGTCGTTGCGGTCTCGTCGCAGGGCGAGAGCCCACAGCTGGCACAACGCGTGCGCGATGAGATCGGCCAGCTTCTGCCCGAGGATCTTGACGAAACGGTCAAGCGAATCGGAGACGAACGCCGGCGAATTCTTCGTGAGCACGCGCCTGGACCGGAGCGGTTGCAGCTCTTGCGCGGCCTCGTCTATCCGCGCGGAGTTACTACGTGA
- the cobA gene encoding uroporphyrinogen-III C-methyltransferase, translating into MKVSLIGKVFLVGAGPGDPELLTMKAVRVLREADVVLHDDLISREILGLIPRTVTIISVGKRCGAARVTQEEINAMIVAYASFGRNVVRLKSGDPMLFGRAGEEIDALHARGIEFEVIPGISVAFAAAAALQTSLTDRRKAARVIFSTGHRSQGASDDRATHVVYMPGSDYSTIVNQLLQEKFSAETPCAVVSAVSHETQSVLRTTLGALPNSGALPAPSILLVGEVLRHDEIQALAPLDAGSANRSGKVI; encoded by the coding sequence GTGAAGGTTTCACTCATCGGCAAGGTTTTCCTGGTAGGCGCAGGCCCGGGCGATCCGGAATTGCTCACGATGAAGGCTGTTCGCGTGCTGCGCGAAGCTGATGTCGTACTGCACGACGATTTGATCAGTCGCGAGATTCTCGGACTAATTCCGCGGACAGTGACGATTATCTCCGTTGGCAAGCGCTGTGGCGCTGCACGCGTTACCCAGGAAGAGATCAACGCGATGATCGTCGCCTATGCGAGCTTCGGACGAAACGTAGTGAGGCTGAAGTCTGGGGACCCGATGTTGTTTGGGCGGGCGGGGGAAGAAATTGATGCTCTACATGCGCGCGGAATTGAATTCGAAGTGATCCCCGGAATCAGCGTGGCGTTCGCTGCCGCTGCGGCTCTGCAGACATCGCTTACCGATCGTCGCAAGGCCGCTCGAGTGATCTTCAGCACTGGGCATCGCTCCCAGGGAGCCTCCGACGACCGGGCGACACACGTGGTGTATATGCCTGGTTCCGATTACTCGACGATAGTGAATCAGCTTCTGCAGGAAAAATTTTCTGCCGAAACTCCCTGTGCGGTGGTAAGTGCCGTTTCGCACGAGACACAATCAGTTCTTCGGACTACTCTGGGCGCTCTTCCCAATTCGGGAGCTTTGCCTGCGCCTTCGATTCTGCTCGTCGGGGAGGTGCTTAGGCACGATGAAATACAAGCCCTCGCGCCACTCGATGCAGGTTCAGCAAACCGCAGCGGCAAAGTCATCTGA
- the hemL gene encoding glutamate-1-semialdehyde-2,1-aminomutase, with protein sequence MPGSAKSHALQQRAEKLFPGGVNSPVRAFRAVGGDPPIIVRAQGAKLWDADGNEYIDYVGSWGPMILGHADPEVTEAVVRATQNGTSFGASTPAEVELAELVKAAFPSMEMMRFVSSGTEATMSAIRLARAFTRRKYIVKFEGCYHGHADSLLVKAGSGVATLGIPGSAGVLDEQAQFTLALPFNSMKAVEQAFARYKDQIAAVIVEPIVGNMGCVRPREGYLQKLREITREQGSLLIFDEVMTGFRVAFGGAQELYGMQPDLTTLGKIIGGGLPVGAYGGRLEIMRMIAPLGPVYQAGTLSGNPLAMAAGIATVTRLQRDRTKIYSALERSSSTLVNGITEAARENGVEVTSARVGSMFTWFFRTGQIFDYEDAAKSDTAQFAQFHRDMLDRGIYLPPSQFEAAFLSIAHRKAEIDQTIDAARDTFQQIASKPLGVSR encoded by the coding sequence ATGCCTGGTTCGGCTAAATCCCATGCATTGCAACAACGCGCCGAAAAGCTCTTTCCTGGAGGCGTGAATTCCCCCGTCCGCGCGTTTCGTGCTGTCGGAGGAGATCCGCCGATCATCGTTCGTGCGCAAGGTGCAAAGCTGTGGGACGCCGACGGTAATGAATATATCGACTATGTTGGCTCCTGGGGACCGATGATTCTCGGGCATGCTGATCCTGAAGTGACCGAGGCGGTAGTTCGCGCGACCCAGAATGGTACGAGCTTCGGAGCATCGACTCCTGCTGAGGTAGAGCTTGCCGAGCTGGTGAAGGCCGCGTTCCCTTCCATGGAGATGATGCGGTTTGTGAGTTCGGGAACTGAGGCGACGATGTCCGCGATTCGCCTGGCACGCGCATTTACCCGGCGCAAGTACATCGTGAAGTTTGAGGGCTGTTACCACGGACACGCTGACTCGTTGCTGGTGAAGGCCGGCTCCGGCGTCGCGACATTAGGCATTCCCGGATCGGCAGGAGTCCTCGACGAGCAGGCGCAGTTCACTCTGGCGCTGCCATTCAATTCGATGAAGGCCGTTGAGCAGGCCTTCGCGCGCTACAAAGATCAGATCGCTGCCGTAATCGTCGAACCGATCGTTGGCAACATGGGCTGCGTGCGTCCGCGCGAAGGGTATCTGCAGAAACTGCGCGAGATCACGCGCGAGCAGGGGTCACTCCTCATATTTGATGAGGTAATGACGGGATTCCGCGTTGCCTTTGGCGGAGCGCAGGAGCTTTATGGCATGCAGCCAGACCTGACGACGCTTGGCAAGATTATCGGCGGAGGTTTGCCAGTCGGAGCTTACGGAGGCCGACTCGAGATCATGCGCATGATCGCACCGCTCGGCCCGGTGTATCAGGCGGGAACGCTCAGCGGAAATCCCCTGGCCATGGCGGCAGGAATCGCAACCGTAACCCGACTGCAGCGAGATCGTACAAAAATTTATTCCGCGCTCGAGCGCAGCTCTTCAACGCTGGTGAACGGCATCACAGAAGCAGCGCGCGAGAACGGAGTTGAGGTTACCAGCGCACGCGTCGGCTCGATGTTCACGTGGTTTTTCCGAACGGGGCAGATCTTTGATTACGAGGACGCCGCGAAATCAGATACGGCACAATTCGCGCAGTTCCATCGTGACATGCTCGACAGAGGCATCTATCTTCCACCCTCACAATTCGAAGCAGCCTTCCTCAGCATCGCGCACAGAAAAGCAGAGATTGATCAGACCATCGACGCCGCGCGTGATACCTTCCAGCAAATCGCATCTAAGCCGCTGGGCGTCAGCCGATAA